The following coding sequences lie in one Epinephelus lanceolatus isolate andai-2023 chromosome 24, ASM4190304v1, whole genome shotgun sequence genomic window:
- the LOC117270061 gene encoding uncharacterized protein LOC117270061, with amino-acid sequence MALFSVVEFRDEESREGKTLVDIIPSCWFTDEDKTDCFWPSGLSLNITKAVKQQLQPDASWTTYSVRVIGNADTYGDARCKFARAEVTSDLQTDNDVPKKRQRKEMPPKKAQALSSSEEEADSCDEDELPPSPPLEFGSHSAVGYKPSIASRVSGSSAALSVRSPSMTPSVRSPSMTPSVRRPSTPPSVRSPSATLSVRSPSVTPSVGSPSATPSTSSSSSVSSHSDIEGAMFVKLVTLLEEVKDTQKVHSKMLNTLMKQKAAVPVLEPPEGAVFSLTTNQDVQAMNEKLCDSEFMSGVIAMVGEIGGSSLDDATRRMMAFLMSHELALQYSLFGRHGKNNFRELRLFDVVYGALKRNTLTQGITQKEAEKALSKWFTGAVTEAETGR; translated from the exons ATGGCCCTCTTCAGCGTCGTGGAGTTCAGAGATGAAGAATCAAGAGAAGGGAAGACTCTAGTGGATATAATCCCATCGTGTTGGTTTACTGATGAAGACAAGACGGACTGTTTTTGGCCCTCAGGCCTAAGTCTAAACATCACTAAGGCAGTTAAGCAGCAACTCCAGCCAGATGCTTCATGGACGACATACAGTGTGCGTGTAATTGGAAATGCAG ataCATATGGAGATGCTCGATGTAAGTTTGCACGAGCAGAAGTTACATCTGATCTTCAAACAGACAATGATGTACCAAAGAAGCGACAAAGAAAGGAAAT GCCACCCAAAAAAGCCCAGGCTCTTTCATCAAGTGAGGAGGAAGCTGACTCATGTGATGAGGACGAATTGCCACCTTCTCCTCCCCTTGAATTTGGCAGTCATTCAGCAGTAGGATATAAACCTAGCATCGCCTCAAGAGTGAGTGGCTCCAGTGCGGCCCTGAGTGTTCGAAGCCCCAGCATGACCCCGAGTGTTCGAAGCCCCAGCATGACCCCGAGTGTTCGGAGGCCCAGCACGCCCCCGAGTGTTCGAAGCCCCAGCGCGACCCTGAGTGTTCGGAGCCCCAGCGTGACACCGAGTGTTGGAAGCCCCAGTGCAACCCCAAGCACTAGTTCTTCCTCAAGTGtgagcagccacagtgacatTGAAGGAGCCATGTTTGTAAAATTGGTAACTCTCCTCGAAGAAGTGAAGGACACTCAGAAAGTACATAGCAAAATGTTAAATACACTGATGAAGCAGAAAGCGGCCGTGCCAGTGTTGGAACCACCTGAAGGAGCAGTATTTTCACTGACCACTAACCAAGATGTGCAAGCCATGAACGAGAAGCTGTGCGACTCAGAGTTCATGTCTGGAGTT ATTGCTATGGTTGGAGAAATAGGAGGTAGTTCATTGGATGATGCCACCAGAAGAATGATGGCATTCCTCATGTCCCATGAATTGGCACTGCAGTACAGCCTTTTTGGACGTCATGGCAAGAACAATTTTCGAGAGCTGCGTCTTTTTGATGTTGTATATG